The genomic DNA GATTTGTTCCGGTGGCAAATAATCATAGACATAAAATATTACAGACAGTTTCAGTTCGCCTATCTTGTATTTCCTTCTTTTTGGTTTACCAGGCAGTTGGGCCTACCGTCTTGTCAATACTTCTGATTCTATGATCGCCTACAGGAGTGAAGAGTTTGAATGGGGTGGAAAGTTTACAGCCTGGTGTGATACCGGACTCAATTGGATTCCAGCCAGGATCTCAGCCGGAATGATCTTAATCGGAGCATTCCTGTTTCCAGGGGCTTCCTTTAGAAAGAGTTATCAGTG from Oceanispirochaeta sp. includes the following:
- a CDS encoding cobalamin biosynthesis protein, with amino-acid sequence MTDSFSSPILYFLLFGLPGSWAYRLVNTSDSMIAYRSEEFEWGGKFTAWCDTGLNWIPARISAGMILIGAFLFPGASFRKSYQCLLRERKKTASPNAGWTMSAMAGALDVILTKKGEYTLNGGSSPLNSKKIDICLKITVLSLMLTMVVLIVLIRGGLWALNMVG